AAAAACACCGACCGCTCCGTCCAAAACCCGCAACGATCGTTCGACCTCGACCGTGAAATCGACGTGCCCGGGCGTGTCGATGATGTTGATTCGGTGGTTCCGCCAAAAACAGGTCGTCGCGGCGGAAGTAATCGTAATCCCGCGCTCCTGCTCCTGGACCATCCAATCCATCGTGGCGGTCCCTTCGTGAACCTCGCCGATTTTGTGGGATTTACCGGTGTAGTAGAGTACGCGCTCGGTGGTCGTCGTCTTGCCCGCGTCGATATGGGCAATGATTCCGATATTTCGAGTTTTCTCCAGAGGTACGTACATCGTTTTCTTTCGAGCGCATTACGATTTCTTGAAAAATCTGCTCTCCTCCAAACTTAATTTCGTTCCCTTACCACCGGTAGTGCGCGAACGCCTTGTTCGCCTCCGCCATCTTGTGAACGTCTTCCCGCTTCTTGATGGCCGCGCCGCGGTTGTTGTAAGCGTCCATCACTTCATCCGCGAGCTTCTCCCGCATCGAATGCCCGGGCCGGCTCTTGGCCGCCAGAATCAGCCATCGAAGCCCCAGCGCCTCCCGCCGGGTCGTCCGCACTTCCATCGGGACCTGATACGTCGCGCCTCCCACCCGCCGGCTCTTCGTCTCGACCACCGGCTTGATGTTGTCGATGGCGCGCTTAAAAATCCGAAGAGGATCGTCCTTCATCTTTTCGGCCAAAATATCGAACGATCCGTAAACCAAATGTTCGGCGACGGACTTTTTTCCACTGCGCATAATCGTCGTCACGAACCGGCTCACCAAACGGTCGTGAAATTTCGGATCCGCCTCTCGAACTCGCGTCGCTATTTCTCTTCGTCTAGGCATTCGTTCAACTCCTTGCCGTAAGGTTCCCCTGTGTCTGCGCGCAGCAGGCTCCGCCCGCCGGACCCCAGACCGGACAATCCGCGCTTACCCTCTTTTCGTTCCGTATTTGGAGCGCGACCGCTTTCGATTCTGCACACCGACCGAATCCAGCGTGCCTCGCACGATGTGATAACGAACGCCCGGCAAATCCTTCACTCGGCCGCCTCGAACCAAAACCACCGAGTGTTCCTGGAGATTGTGTCCCTCTCCCGGAATGTACGCCGTGATTTCAAAGCCGTTGGTCAGTCGAACCCGAGCGACTTTCCGCAACGCCGAGTTCGGCTTTTTGGGTGTCACCGTGTAAACACGGGTGCACACTCCCCGCCGCTGCGGCGATCTCACAAGCGCCGGCGCGGACGTTTTGCGTCTTTGTTGGGCTCGTCCTCTCCGAACCAATTGACTAATCGTAGGCATCGTTATCGCTTCGAAAAAAGAGGCGGGAAGATAGGTAAAATGGCCAAAAATGTCAAGAGTATTAAGAGGTTTTTGACTTGCGGCGGAATCT
The Bdellovibrionota bacterium DNA segment above includes these coding regions:
- the rpsG gene encoding 30S ribosomal protein S7 encodes the protein MPRRREIATRVREADPKFHDRLVSRFVTTIMRSGKKSVAEHLVYGSFDILAEKMKDDPLRIFKRAIDNIKPVVETKSRRVGGATYQVPMEVRTTRREALGLRWLILAAKSRPGHSMREKLADEVMDAYNNRGAAIKKREDVHKMAEANKAFAHYRW
- the rpsL gene encoding 30S ribosomal protein S12, producing MPTISQLVRRGRAQQRRKTSAPALVRSPQRRGVCTRVYTVTPKKPNSALRKVARVRLTNGFEITAYIPGEGHNLQEHSVVLVRGGRVKDLPGVRYHIVRGTLDSVGVQNRKRSRSKYGTKRG